One genomic window of Halovivax cerinus includes the following:
- a CDS encoding helix-turn-helix domain-containing protein, whose product MSLIAEFTLDTPILVNARTTVPAVEFTIEDEFVSSTGTPILTAWVTADEATLDELDDVLSGDSTLDSACLLADMGDRRLYRLELTEAGATALTYPRAVDEGFIFQEISGSGDDVYYRARVPDRQSLTAYRRLCDERDLNFRLLGLYRDETSEADSPSMTDRQREVLRAAYEAGYFDVPRRTRLATLSDELDVSEQALSTILRRGQANLLADTVASDLVPTDAAEGT is encoded by the coding sequence ATGAGTCTCATCGCCGAGTTCACCCTCGACACGCCGATCCTCGTGAACGCACGAACGACGGTGCCGGCGGTGGAGTTCACGATCGAAGACGAGTTCGTCTCCTCGACCGGGACGCCGATCCTCACCGCGTGGGTGACGGCCGACGAAGCCACGCTGGACGAACTCGACGACGTCCTCTCGGGGGATTCGACGCTGGACTCGGCGTGTCTCCTCGCGGACATGGGTGACCGACGCCTCTACCGACTCGAACTGACTGAAGCGGGGGCGACGGCGCTTACGTACCCACGAGCCGTCGACGAGGGCTTCATCTTCCAGGAAATCTCCGGCTCCGGCGACGACGTGTACTACCGCGCCCGTGTCCCGGACCGACAGTCGTTGACGGCCTACCGTCGGCTGTGCGACGAGCGAGATCTGAACTTCCGGTTGCTCGGTCTCTACCGCGACGAAACGAGCGAGGCCGACTCGCCCTCGATGACGGACCGCCAGCGCGAGGTACTGCGAGCGGCGTACGAAGCCGGATACTTCGACGTCCCTCGCAGGACGCGGCTTGCAACGCTTTCAGACGAGCTCGACGTCTCGGAACAGGCTCTCTCGACGATTCTCCGCCGCGGCCAGGCGAACCTCCTCGCCGACACGGTGGCCAGCGATCTCGTCCCGACCGACGCAGCCGAGGGGACTTAA
- a CDS encoding HalOD1 output domain-containing protein, which yields MHAETNTEQTVTDSDSFTYQRSGTETPTEGVLEAVSTALDRPILPGEGTDPLPPMYDAIDPDALDTIFDGSSRPILTFEYAGCTITVEQDEITVERV from the coding sequence ATGCACGCCGAGACGAACACAGAGCAGACCGTGACGGATAGCGACTCGTTTACCTACCAGCGTTCCGGTACCGAGACACCGACCGAGGGCGTCCTCGAAGCCGTCTCGACGGCGCTCGACCGGCCGATACTTCCTGGCGAGGGAACCGACCCGCTCCCGCCGATGTACGACGCGATCGATCCGGATGCACTCGACACCATCTTCGACGGCTCGTCCCGTCCGATCCTCACGTTCGAGTACGCCGGGTGTACGATCACCGTCGAGCAAGACGAGATCACGGTCGAACGCGTCTGA
- a CDS encoding CBS domain-containing protein, with the protein MDIATIVSTEFVELPPDTRVSKLVGTFADADVRGVVIRGDEFEGVVTRRQLTSSHQQPDQKVGSLVWNVPRLSPDEDIRTVARLMIDADSQFLPVFEGRDLLGVVTADDVLGEVEPYLDAATVAEAYSADLITLEPDASLGEAINTFREQHITHLPVVDGGDAVGVLSLYDVTDRTVRAEVQSQGGDPGGTDPFGGAISQSSGRTRGGGFGAREGERQRMLSLPVRDSMSTPVRTIDPDETLDVAVREMFDHDASSLVVIEDGSPHGIVTKTDVLDALTWEAGGNRGVQLYGSDLIDDATYEEIVAMVETFDERDGAMSVLDAKVHLHEHDEQRRGVRLLLVRIRLHTDRGLFVASGEGYGASQAMNEARDVLERQIRDRKTRGRTKKHPDEEFWEKRFGWLLEE; encoded by the coding sequence ATGGACATCGCCACCATCGTTTCTACCGAGTTCGTCGAATTACCCCCGGACACCCGCGTCTCGAAACTCGTCGGGACCTTCGCGGACGCCGACGTGCGAGGCGTCGTGATCCGCGGCGACGAGTTCGAGGGCGTCGTCACGAGGCGCCAGCTCACCTCGTCACACCAACAACCCGATCAGAAGGTCGGATCGCTGGTCTGGAACGTCCCGAGGCTGTCGCCAGACGAAGACATACGGACGGTCGCTCGGCTGATGATCGACGCTGACTCGCAGTTCCTCCCGGTCTTCGAGGGCCGTGACCTGCTCGGCGTCGTCACCGCCGACGACGTACTGGGCGAGGTCGAGCCCTATCTCGACGCGGCGACCGTGGCAGAAGCCTACTCGGCCGACCTGATCACACTCGAACCGGACGCCTCCCTCGGCGAGGCGATCAACACGTTCCGGGAGCAACACATCACGCACCTGCCTGTCGTCGACGGGGGCGACGCTGTCGGCGTCCTGAGCCTCTACGACGTCACCGACCGGACGGTCCGGGCGGAAGTGCAGAGCCAGGGCGGCGACCCCGGCGGCACCGACCCGTTCGGGGGTGCGATCTCCCAGAGTTCCGGTCGCACGCGCGGCGGCGGCTTCGGCGCCCGCGAGGGCGAACGCCAGCGAATGCTCTCCCTCCCGGTCAGAGATAGCATGTCGACCCCGGTGCGCACGATCGATCCGGACGAAACGCTCGACGTCGCCGTCCGGGAGATGTTCGATCACGACGCCTCGTCGCTCGTGGTGATCGAGGACGGTTCCCCCCACGGGATCGTCACGAAGACCGACGTCCTGGACGCGCTCACGTGGGAGGCCGGCGGGAACCGCGGCGTCCAGCTCTACGGAAGCGACCTGATCGACGACGCGACCTACGAGGAGATCGTGGCCATGGTCGAGACGTTCGACGAGCGGGACGGCGCGATGTCCGTCCTCGACGCGAAGGTCCACCTCCACGAGCACGACGAACAGCGTCGCGGCGTCCGACTGCTCCTCGTTCGAATCCGGCTCCACACCGACCGCGGCCTCTTCGTCGCCTCGGGCGAGGGCTACGGCGCATCCCAGGCCATGAACGAGGCGCGAGACGTCCTCGAACGACAGATTCGCGACCGGAAAACCCGCGGGCGGACCAAGAAGCACCCGGACGAGGAGTTCTGGGAGAAGCGCTTCGGCTGGCTGCTCGAAGAGTAG
- a CDS encoding tyrosine-type recombinase/integrase, whose protein sequence is MQLKPTPPQDAKKRYLKKKQTYVSDKTYYNYNTALKRFLEYLDERGIDDMRDVDSDEIVRFEEWRLTDVKPITCRNDMRTVKNFIQFSETIQAVPVGLHELVEPTKVSADDEICDDVLTRQEASAILDYVGKYEYASTRHVIMLVLWKCGMRIGGLRALDVEDFDEGRPAVEIRHRPETGTPLKRKENSERDVIITSETAEVVQDYIETTRPDSTDDYGRKPLIATDHGRASRTTITKHVYIATRPCFYNGGKCPSDRDPNECEATYWGHASKCPSSVSPHALRRGYVTAARNAGQPKDVTGERVNMSGKILEKHYDKGSYDEKAERRRDHLKDI, encoded by the coding sequence ATGCAACTAAAGCCCACACCGCCGCAAGACGCCAAGAAGCGCTACCTGAAGAAGAAGCAGACCTACGTCTCAGATAAGACGTATTACAACTACAACACTGCTCTCAAGCGATTTCTGGAGTACCTTGACGAACGCGGGATAGACGACATGCGCGACGTTGACAGCGACGAGATTGTGCGGTTCGAGGAGTGGCGGTTGACCGATGTGAAGCCCATCACGTGCCGCAACGACATGCGGACGGTCAAGAACTTCATCCAGTTTTCCGAGACCATACAGGCCGTCCCTGTCGGGCTACACGAACTTGTCGAACCCACGAAAGTATCCGCAGACGACGAGATATGTGACGATGTTCTCACGCGGCAAGAAGCCAGCGCTATCCTCGATTACGTCGGGAAGTACGAATACGCCAGTACTCGCCACGTCATCATGCTCGTTCTGTGGAAGTGCGGAATGCGGATTGGCGGACTACGGGCGCTCGATGTTGAGGACTTTGACGAGGGACGGCCAGCGGTCGAAATCCGTCACCGGCCCGAGACAGGGACGCCTCTCAAGCGGAAGGAAAACAGCGAGCGTGACGTAATCATCACTTCCGAGACCGCCGAAGTGGTCCAGGACTACATCGAGACGACGCGTCCTGATTCCACCGACGATTACGGCCGGAAGCCGCTAATCGCTACTGACCACGGGAGGGCCAGCCGAACGACAATCACGAAACACGTCTATATTGCTACTCGACCGTGCTTCTACAATGGCGGGAAGTGCCCTTCCGACCGCGACCCGAACGAATGTGAAGCGACGTACTGGGGTCACGCCTCGAAGTGTCCAAGTTCGGTTAGTCCCCACGCGCTCCGGCGAGGATACGTGACGGCCGCCAGAAACGCGGGCCAACCGAAAGACGTGACCGGCGAACGGGTGAACATGAGCGGGAAGATTCTGGAGAAGCATTACGACAAGGGGTCTTACGACGAGAAGGCCGAACGCCGGAGGGACCACCTGAAGGACATATAG
- a CDS encoding SWIM zinc finger family protein — translation MTWEAWEFTVTDPYLVEVTNASYGFEKGDHSYTVGVEERDGLAVPVDCECPADEYQEEYDCKHKVALATIGGPTVLNAAIEYESTSRNRSTGSEERADTIRADGGKPVETDDDCDCAFLSGLPCWPCYRDGEF, via the coding sequence GTGACGTGGGAAGCGTGGGAGTTCACCGTGACCGACCCGTACCTCGTAGAAGTCACCAACGCCAGTTACGGCTTCGAGAAGGGCGACCACTCATACACGGTCGGCGTTGAGGAGCGCGACGGGCTGGCCGTTCCCGTCGATTGCGAATGTCCTGCCGACGAGTATCAGGAGGAGTACGACTGTAAGCACAAGGTAGCGCTGGCGACCATCGGCGGTCCGACGGTACTGAACGCCGCTATCGAGTACGAATCGACCTCTCGTAACCGTTCGACCGGAAGCGAGGAGCGAGCCGATACCATCCGAGCAGACGGTGGGAAGCCAGTAGAGACGGATGACGACTGCGACTGTGCTTTCCTGTCGGGCCTCCCTTGCTGGCCGTGCTACCGAGACGGTGAGTTCTGA
- a CDS encoding ComEC/Rec2 family competence protein: MGSKSNHTLDIRFWDVEHGSAAYMRARTKDVVIDCGANDDWSPLRWINDSRFGVNNIDYLIISHPHHDHIEDLDVMKELGLAPSMLQRPKSATELVGEGLEMAQENGDTEYIEDAEYYLNRLDEYDGDPDTYPSDPSWALDEQNLSKVRADGGIPDRGVTFHTFGTSDSDLGSTRFKKLNNLSRVTVVNSFGFQYVTMGDLMPKGIEELKDNDSAMSAIADSEVLVAPHHGRDSSYDDELVEHINPDLVLVSDEGDPKNPATTDYYSHATGVPVEHEDTGNMETRYVLTTRNDGRIRIQASNPDTWVVSVFGRDYASQKADTKRYDRLV, from the coding sequence ATGGGGAGTAAGAGTAATCACACCTTAGATATTCGGTTCTGGGATGTTGAACATGGTAGCGCCGCCTATATGAGGGCACGCACAAAGGACGTTGTAATTGACTGTGGTGCTAACGATGATTGGTCTCCACTCAGATGGATAAATGATAGCCGCTTCGGAGTGAACAACATCGACTATCTAATTATCAGCCACCCTCACCACGACCACATTGAGGACCTCGACGTAATGAAGGAACTGGGCCTGGCACCCAGTATGCTTCAGAGGCCAAAATCGGCCACGGAGTTAGTTGGGGAAGGACTGGAAATGGCGCAAGAGAATGGTGACACAGAGTACATCGAGGACGCCGAGTACTATCTTAATAGACTTGACGAATACGACGGCGACCCTGATACCTATCCCTCGGACCCTTCCTGGGCACTTGATGAACAAAATCTTAGTAAGGTTCGGGCTGATGGCGGTATCCCAGATAGGGGTGTAACCTTTCACACCTTTGGAACAAGCGATTCGGACCTCGGTAGCACCCGATTCAAGAAACTAAATAACCTTAGCAGGGTGACTGTGGTCAACTCGTTCGGCTTCCAATACGTAACGATGGGCGACCTCATGCCGAAAGGAATTGAAGAATTAAAAGACAACGACTCGGCCATGAGTGCAATAGCGGATTCTGAGGTGTTGGTTGCGCCCCATCATGGCCGGGACAGCAGTTACGATGATGAACTCGTTGAGCATATCAATCCTGACTTGGTGTTAGTTTCAGATGAGGGCGACCCTAAAAACCCTGCTACAACAGACTACTATAGTCACGCGACAGGGGTACCTGTAGAACATGAGGACACAGGTAATATGGAAACCAGATACGTCCTTACCACCCGCAATGATGGTCGCATCCGGATTCAAGCCTCAAATCCAGATACATGGGTGGTCTCCGTCTTTGGACGAGACTACGCTTCCCAGAAAGCAGATACCAAGCGGTATGACCGATTGGTGTGA
- a CDS encoding Eco57I restriction-modification methylase domain-containing protein, with translation MTDADGFGDILRGIGNRIAEDMSEKDVENAFLNEGFYAALGYQGAGHDLRSEWSLSDNRRPDYVTLDANESVTAVYEFKTSGRDLSPHTDQLFHYVEALKADYGVLTNGEELRLYRRESEDALLAVSLSEVDDAKARDLKGALSNPEWDITNPESVNDFLERLDPVPLDSELGQEHFFDTFRLEEGSPFADLVTAQMDLLHELRDEREAKFVKGAYDFWEASYASEPDEVPDSWEPFINDKQSLMDFMFCLESGHALLARLLLAKATDDHDFFPSDEGLRQYVTGLQGFSDEINLDAYPVAANGMMEVMQDQLVESLFEDDIFIWWRSGYEEQLSRIHDNPVNQFRDVAAGRDDTVDVTESVQELRATRERFSRAVAHTFFSVLKFDFSAVEGDPLGDLYQRYFDPETRKALGEFYTPQPVIEYIMDGVGYDTGVSNERLIDPSCGSGTFLVEAVRRYLEDVRRFDDDPDWEQHLKRLCSRPHIVGLDIHPFAVLMAQIRFMTEILPEYREAKRNNPEFTIRRLPIFRTDTLRNERESTGQDIGESGQRQMTFDSLTEDNQDVLIPVPLPVEAKEHEETEGNTDFLVRRVRMPLFDTIQLETGVSNFGEYFAALQGVLDVVKWHMSEGLWEYGGGLEQAIHRYTIREYEGVGEFFAPYVDDILETVRYLKEEHNDGRLFKMFEDSVLALVVKNYMDYEYVVGNPPYVNIKHIPDASQEYYRSLYDSAYGRFDLYVLFIERGLNLLAEDGVLGYITSNKFARSKYGQEIRRLITSEYSLAKYIDFGDTGVFDDAVNYPCIFFIDRNRSQSQVPYAKLHKQIENPLETVEDYFGQDVLTESLEVSDFPTEDLNEEIWAFTPKPARALVEKLDRIAETTVEEACLGIRSGVASNADDAFIVTPEYAEERDLEDDLLYPIIKGKYTRRWQVEWDGELAIYPYNDNEEYIGVSEYPNIKAHLERYKGQLKDRYCVETGGKDIYEYDGPRPKSVFEGDFKIAVPDMATENHFSHTNTYDCFKNTDYVLTFSIEQPYTENEILGLLNSSVAEFTIKQESPFLNDRYYRYKTQYIESVPLPEPSSEIDEVVEQILNLESLDRTVSNFPDSYIGSVPGEVEYITYEWQTQRRPVEATIQKRTDGLYAIKAGRTDAITAPQIDSEERAKYVYEAVNGLDVESGEEVSIPIPRRTEDVIALLAELEEDDETLQESNIDELEAEIDHLVYDLFDLSEDEREIIENYLQIF, from the coding sequence ATGACTGATGCCGACGGATTTGGTGATATTCTTCGCGGAATCGGCAACCGTATTGCCGAGGACATGAGTGAAAAAGATGTTGAAAATGCATTTCTTAATGAAGGGTTCTACGCCGCACTTGGTTACCAGGGGGCTGGTCACGACCTCCGTAGCGAGTGGTCCCTCTCTGATAACCGCCGTCCGGACTATGTGACCCTTGATGCCAACGAATCCGTCACCGCCGTATATGAGTTCAAAACTTCCGGACGAGACCTTTCCCCTCATACAGACCAACTCTTCCACTACGTTGAGGCACTCAAGGCCGATTACGGCGTCTTAACTAACGGCGAGGAACTTCGGCTATACCGGCGAGAGAGTGAGGACGCCCTTCTTGCTGTTTCCCTCTCTGAAGTGGACGATGCTAAAGCCCGAGACCTAAAGGGAGCACTTAGCAATCCCGAATGGGATATTACCAATCCTGAAAGCGTCAATGACTTTTTAGAACGGCTTGACCCGGTCCCACTCGATAGCGAACTCGGACAAGAACACTTCTTCGACACTTTCCGATTGGAGGAGGGAAGCCCATTTGCCGACCTCGTAACCGCCCAAATGGACCTCCTTCACGAGCTTCGGGACGAACGGGAAGCCAAGTTCGTCAAGGGGGCTTACGACTTCTGGGAAGCCAGTTACGCCAGCGAACCCGATGAAGTACCAGATTCGTGGGAGCCATTCATCAATGACAAACAATCTCTAATGGACTTCATGTTCTGCTTAGAGTCAGGGCACGCCCTTCTCGCCCGACTACTTCTCGCTAAGGCGACAGACGACCACGATTTCTTCCCCTCTGACGAAGGTCTAAGACAGTACGTTACAGGTCTTCAAGGATTCAGTGACGAAATCAATCTTGATGCTTACCCAGTCGCCGCAAATGGAATGATGGAGGTCATGCAGGACCAGCTCGTTGAAAGTCTATTTGAGGACGACATTTTCATTTGGTGGCGGAGTGGGTATGAGGAACAGCTAAGCCGAATCCACGACAATCCGGTAAATCAGTTTCGGGACGTAGCCGCTGGGCGTGACGATACCGTAGACGTAACTGAATCTGTCCAAGAGCTTCGTGCAACCCGTGAGCGTTTCAGCCGAGCAGTTGCCCACACATTCTTTTCTGTACTCAAATTCGATTTCTCCGCAGTCGAAGGCGACCCACTTGGCGACCTCTATCAGCGATACTTTGACCCGGAGACCCGGAAAGCACTTGGAGAGTTTTACACTCCTCAACCAGTCATCGAGTACATCATGGACGGAGTGGGATACGATACGGGAGTCTCGAATGAACGGCTTATTGACCCCTCCTGTGGGTCTGGTACCTTCCTTGTCGAGGCCGTTCGGCGCTACCTGGAAGACGTGCGGCGATTTGATGATGACCCTGATTGGGAACAGCACTTGAAACGCCTCTGTTCCCGCCCTCATATAGTCGGTCTCGACATACATCCCTTCGCTGTATTAATGGCTCAAATTAGGTTCATGACTGAGATTCTTCCCGAATATCGAGAAGCTAAACGGAATAATCCAGAGTTTACGATTCGCCGTCTTCCGATATTCCGCACAGATACACTACGTAACGAGCGAGAGAGCACTGGTCAGGATATTGGCGAGTCAGGACAGCGCCAGATGACGTTCGACTCACTAACTGAAGATAATCAAGACGTGTTGATTCCGGTCCCCCTTCCGGTCGAAGCCAAAGAACACGAGGAAACCGAGGGTAACACGGATTTTCTGGTTCGGCGGGTTCGGATGCCGCTGTTCGACACAATTCAGTTAGAAACGGGCGTGAGCAATTTCGGGGAATACTTCGCGGCCTTACAGGGCGTTCTTGACGTAGTAAAGTGGCATATGAGTGAGGGATTGTGGGAATATGGCGGTGGCCTTGAGCAAGCCATTCACAGGTACACCATACGAGAATATGAGGGCGTTGGTGAATTCTTCGCGCCCTATGTTGACGATATTCTGGAGACGGTTCGTTATCTTAAAGAAGAACACAACGATGGGCGGCTATTCAAGATGTTCGAGGACAGCGTCCTTGCGCTCGTGGTTAAGAACTATATGGACTATGAGTATGTCGTTGGAAATCCCCCTTATGTAAATATCAAACACATCCCAGATGCAAGTCAGGAGTACTATCGTAGTCTCTATGATTCCGCATATGGAAGATTTGACCTTTACGTGCTATTTATTGAAAGGGGATTGAATCTCCTCGCGGAAGATGGAGTATTAGGATATATTACGTCGAATAAGTTTGCCCGCTCAAAGTACGGGCAAGAGATAAGGAGATTAATCACTTCAGAATATTCCCTTGCTAAATATATCGACTTTGGCGATACTGGGGTGTTTGATGATGCTGTGAATTATCCTTGTATCTTCTTCATAGACCGGAATAGAAGTCAGTCTCAGGTCCCATATGCGAAACTCCACAAACAAATAGAGAATCCACTTGAAACAGTTGAAGACTACTTTGGACAGGATGTTCTCACAGAATCATTGGAAGTCTCGGACTTTCCGACAGAAGATTTGAACGAAGAAATTTGGGCGTTCACGCCGAAACCTGCACGCGCATTGGTTGAGAAGCTTGATAGGATTGCTGAAACAACCGTAGAAGAAGCCTGTCTGGGCATTCGAAGCGGTGTCGCATCAAACGCTGATGACGCATTTATTGTAACACCCGAGTATGCTGAAGAACGTGACTTGGAGGATGACTTACTCTACCCAATTATCAAGGGTAAGTATACTCGACGCTGGCAAGTTGAATGGGATGGAGAATTGGCAATCTATCCTTACAATGACAATGAAGAATACATTGGTGTATCAGAATATCCGAACATTAAAGCTCATTTGGAGAGATACAAAGGTCAACTAAAAGACCGGTACTGTGTAGAAACTGGTGGAAAGGATATTTATGAATATGATGGTCCACGTCCCAAATCCGTATTCGAGGGTGATTTCAAAATAGCCGTGCCAGATATGGCGACGGAAAATCACTTCTCGCATACAAACACATACGATTGTTTCAAGAATACTGACTACGTTCTCACCTTCTCAATTGAGCAACCGTATACAGAAAATGAGATTCTCGGTCTCCTGAATAGCTCGGTCGCAGAATTCACAATAAAACAGGAAAGTCCCTTCTTAAATGACAGGTACTATCGGTATAAGACACAATATATCGAATCTGTTCCACTTCCGGAACCAAGTTCAGAAATCGACGAAGTCGTCGAACAGATATTGAATCTGGAATCGCTCGACCGGACCGTTAGCAATTTCCCTGATTCATACATTGGTTCTGTCCCAGGTGAAGTGGAGTATATCACTTACGAATGGCAAACTCAGCGTCGTCCGGTGGAGGCAACTATTCAGAAGCGAACTGACGGGTTGTACGCAATTAAAGCAGGTAGAACAGATGCTATTACCGCGCCTCAAATTGACAGCGAGGAACGGGCAAAATACGTCTATGAGGCAGTCAACGGGTTAGACGTTGAGAGCGGGGAGGAGGTTTCGATACCAATACCGCGCCGTACCGAGGACGTGATAGCACTTCTCGCTGAGTTAGAGGAAGATGATGAGACCCTGCAGGAATCCAATATTGATGAACTTGAGGCGGAAATAGACCACTTAGTATACGACTTGTTTGACCTTTCTGAGGATGAGCGTGAAATCATCGAAAATTATCTACAGATTTTCTGA
- a CDS encoding class I SAM-dependent methyltransferase, translated as MEVPCVRVRREEGEATRRRLAKDDLVADAFQITHEDSWLYIPVADTTAVPEDLRVVNREAPERETQTTPADLLGFEPSYERLGRAVILDEDDADRAREIADAIVASDLPVDVVLNKASKVKGQTRVRDWTVLAESNDPTGESVRSDDTPSTEVVHREYDHAFALDIDTVYFSPRLATERHRVAEQVAAGERVFDMFAGVGPYVIPMAARGAEVVGVDVNPRAIEYLQENAERNDVTERVTAVDDDVREVAGEYADWADRIVMNLPHSADEFLDTAVAVAGDDCTIHYYDIQHEDDPFGPGERAIRAAAEPEYDVAVETRREVRSYAPHELNVCLDVRLTR; from the coding sequence ATGGAAGTGCCGTGCGTCCGGGTGCGACGCGAGGAGGGCGAGGCAACGCGCCGGCGACTCGCCAAGGACGACCTCGTGGCGGACGCGTTTCAGATCACCCACGAGGACAGCTGGCTGTACATTCCTGTCGCGGACACGACGGCGGTCCCGGAGGACCTCCGGGTGGTCAACCGCGAGGCGCCCGAACGTGAGACGCAGACGACGCCCGCCGACCTGCTGGGGTTCGAACCCTCCTACGAACGACTCGGGCGGGCGGTCATTCTGGACGAGGACGACGCCGACCGGGCACGCGAGATCGCCGACGCCATCGTCGCCTCCGACCTGCCGGTCGACGTCGTGCTGAACAAGGCCTCGAAAGTGAAAGGTCAAACGCGCGTGCGCGACTGGACGGTGCTCGCCGAGTCGAACGACCCGACCGGCGAGAGCGTGAGAAGCGACGACACGCCGAGTACCGAGGTCGTCCACCGCGAGTACGACCACGCGTTCGCGCTGGACATCGACACGGTGTACTTCTCGCCCCGCCTCGCGACCGAACGCCACCGCGTGGCCGAGCAGGTCGCGGCGGGCGAGCGCGTCTTCGACATGTTCGCCGGCGTGGGCCCGTACGTGATCCCGATGGCCGCCCGCGGCGCGGAGGTCGTCGGCGTCGACGTCAACCCGCGCGCAATCGAGTACCTCCAGGAGAACGCCGAGCGCAACGACGTAACGGAGCGGGTGACCGCGGTCGACGACGACGTGCGCGAGGTCGCCGGCGAGTACGCCGACTGGGCCGACCGGATCGTGATGAACCTGCCCCACAGCGCGGACGAGTTCCTCGACACCGCCGTCGCCGTCGCGGGCGACGACTGCACGATCCACTACTACGACATCCAGCACGAGGACGACCCGTTCGGACCCGGCGAGCGTGCGATCCGCGCCGCCGCCGAACCCGAGTACGACGTCGCCGTCGAGACCCGCCGCGAGGTCAGATCCTACGCACCCCACGAGCTCAACGTCTGTCTCGACGTTCGCCTCACCCGGTGA
- a CDS encoding Rieske (2Fe-2S) protein — protein sequence MTDGTHLTTVETVKEAGSWLFTVRDAYGELDEVILVPCEDGVEGWINRCPHEAQRLDVGRGAAMRNGEIVCPRHGSTFDSCAGDCDNGEAAGTRLVPVETTVDDGDVYLSDRSVTVANEGGIADADTSPADDVDDDLPSSTSHIGF from the coding sequence ATGACCGACGGGACGCACCTGACGACGGTCGAGACCGTCAAGGAGGCGGGATCGTGGCTATTCACAGTCCGCGACGCCTACGGCGAACTCGACGAGGTCATCCTGGTCCCCTGCGAGGACGGTGTCGAGGGCTGGATCAACCGCTGTCCGCACGAGGCCCAGCGCCTGGACGTCGGCCGCGGCGCGGCGATGCGAAACGGGGAGATCGTCTGCCCGCGCCACGGCTCGACGTTCGACTCCTGTGCGGGCGACTGCGACAACGGCGAGGCCGCGGGGACGCGGCTCGTTCCGGTCGAGACCACCGTCGACGACGGCGACGTCTACCTCTCGGACCGAAGCGTCACGGTCGCCAACGAGGGTGGGATCGCGGACGCGGACACCTCGCCCGCGGACGACGTCGACGACGACCTGCCATCGTCGACCTCCCACATCGGCTTTTGA
- a CDS encoding four-helix bundle copper-binding protein, giving the protein MAVQEIKHVADDERMERCIDSCSEASQACEWCADECIGMGEEMARCIRLCRDVADLTSMNARFVSRNSGYSVDLSELVIAAAEECADECERHDHEHCQVCADTLRTCADACRDMVSA; this is encoded by the coding sequence ATGGCAGTACAAGAGATAAAACACGTCGCCGACGATGAGCGAATGGAACGGTGCATCGACAGTTGCTCGGAAGCGTCCCAGGCATGCGAGTGGTGCGCCGACGAGTGCATCGGGATGGGCGAGGAGATGGCCCGCTGCATCCGCCTGTGTCGAGACGTCGCCGACCTGACGTCGATGAACGCGCGGTTCGTGTCGCGAAACTCCGGGTACAGCGTCGACCTCTCGGAGCTCGTCATCGCTGCCGCCGAAGAGTGCGCGGACGAGTGCGAGCGTCACGACCACGAACACTGTCAGGTCTGTGCTGACACACTCCGGACCTGCGCCGACGCCTGCCGCGACATGGTGTCGGCGTAG
- a CDS encoding RidA family protein translates to MSQERQLVSSGTEWEDAVGYSRAVRVGDTVHVSGTTATDEDGDVVGVDDPREQTRYALELAVGALREANASVDDVVRTRLYVTDVDDWPEIGAAHADVFDEVRPAATMVQVERLIDPEHLVEVELEAICEG, encoded by the coding sequence ATGTCCCAGGAGCGCCAGCTGGTTTCGAGCGGCACGGAGTGGGAGGACGCGGTCGGCTATTCTCGGGCGGTTCGCGTCGGGGATACCGTCCACGTCTCGGGGACCACCGCGACGGACGAGGACGGCGACGTGGTCGGCGTGGACGACCCGCGCGAGCAGACGCGATACGCGCTCGAACTCGCTGTCGGAGCGCTCCGCGAGGCGAACGCGTCGGTCGACGACGTGGTCAGGACGCGGCTGTACGTCACCGACGTCGACGACTGGCCGGAGATCGGCGCCGCACACGCCGACGTCTTCGACGAGGTTCGCCCGGCGGCGACGATGGTGCAGGTCGAGCGTCTGATCGACCCCGAGCACCTCGTGGAGGTCGAACTCGAGGCGATCTGCGAGGGCTGA